TTACACATTCCCATAACCGAGATATATCATCCCAAACGATAAGGGGAAGCCGTGGTTTATAATCCATTCTTTGGATTATGTCTACTGATTCCAAGTGCATAGAGTAATATAGGGTTTCAGTAGTTATATAACAAATGGTTCTATCTAGCTGGCAACTTGCTTGAAATTCCTGCAGTTTAATTACTTTGTGTAGGTTGCTCTTCAGCTCTCAGTAGCGCTGACACTGCATGTTAAATGTTCTCTACGAGACCTTAAAAATCTAATTACGGGAAGTTgtaaaattttggatacACTAATACTTTATATAGTTAAATTATTAACTTGAGAGTGTTGGCTGTACGGTTTAGATACCAGTGTCAGGGGtatgtaatatatatactaattATGAACAAAACCCCTTCGAAATTCATTAAGAGATGGagaaaaaaatggaacaaACTAGAGTTATAcaataaaaatatgaaaacaaGGACATTAATACCGGAAATACTGGGTCTGGTTTTTAATCTAATCAATTAGTTGAGGCATATTCgatgaatatttaaaaggTGATGTGCCAATAATTAATATCATGTGATACGATTTAATtgcttttcaaattttgaatctgaaaaattttgaatgcTCATCGCGATGACCCTCAGAATATTAGTAGTTACGACTACTTCATACATTTTACTTGacaagaaattgatttatAGTCTACCTGTTATAGACAATTTGGCGCAGTAATCTAATCATTTGATCACCAACGTAGGATTACTTAAAAATGGCTAGTAGCAATTATATTCAATTGGACTTGGAAGCCTGCCAAGAGAGGTTTTCGCTTTATAACCTGACGATGCCTCAAAGGAAGGTTTCCCAgctctttgaatttgatcCTAATGCTACtccaaatgaaaatttggaTTTACTGTCTAAAATGGCTTTGAAAGATGAATTTACAGTGCCATTTATTTTCATCTATAGGCCTATTTTCATTGAGCTAGTTGCTAGGTGGATCACTGTATCTTCGACGTCCGATGCTGTTGATGTTATTGCTGCTTTTGGGAGATCCATCACGTTATGTCCTGAAATTGCAACTTTAGCTGAACTTTTCCTGAAGGAGAGAAGCGACTTTTTTAATGCATTGTTACTGACAGATCAAGTAGATGAAATTCTGCTACACAAGGTGCTACTTGGATACTATAGGTTAATCTATCATGATAAAGCACgattcaaaatttatatCAACGCTCAAACGATTTACTCACTTTTAAGTTCAAAATGTGGCAATGTTAATAGTAAAATAGGGAAGTTTTTGAGCGTTAAAATAATTTCTGCTCTTCTGAACATGGCGGAGGCTGCTTACATTAAACTACTACAGAACTATATTCCAATTGAAGAACCTATATTGTTCATGTACGAATGTAGTCCAGGTGTTGATTACAAGTTTTTGGAACTGAATGAAGCCAAGagattttccaatttttcaaaactacCGCAAGTTCATCCTGCTGATTTCGTTACTGAACAGAACAAATTCAAAGGTATAAGTAAATACTTCATTGCAGATGTTTCAAACTTATCACCACACGTTGTACCTGTCTGTAATGTTTTAATACCTCGAGTGAATAGCTTTACCAACCATACTTCGTATACCTCTGAGCTAGTTCACACTGATAATTCTGTCCAAGCTATGATTCAGTTAGCATTTAATGTTCAGAAATCCAAACCAGTTATGGTTTTGGGCAAGTGCGGTTCTGGtaaaacatttttaatCAATGAACTAGCAAAAATGATGGGTATGCACCATAGTATGGTAAAAATACATTTGGGTGAACAAACAGATGCTAAGTTGTTGTTAGGTACGTATACATCTGGAGAGAGGCCCGGAACATTTGAATGGAGAACTGGTGTGTTGACGACAGCAGTTAAAGAAGGCAGGTGGGTTCTAATAGAGGATATTGATAAAGCACCAACAGAAGTCCTCTCTGTATTGCTAACATTGCTAGAGAAGAATGTGCTATCTATCCCATCTCGTGGGGAGCTTATCAAGGCAGCCAATGGATTTCAATTATTATCGACTATTACGATTGATGAAAGTGAGGACAGAAAACATGGTGAATCTTATAGGCCTGACTTAATTGGCATAGCACGTTGGGAAGTTGTCCATCTACAGGACCTATCTAATGTCGATTTGCATTCTATTTTATGTCAAAAATACCCAATATTACAGAGCATGATCCCCAAATTTATCCAAACTTACTATTCTGTTAAAAAGATTTACACTAATCCTGGATTTATATCCTTAAACAAAGGGGTGGTTCCTCGCGTGATATCTGTAAGGGATCTGGTAAAGCTATGCAATAGAGTAAATTCATTATTTACTAACCATAATGTTGTGAAACATGATCAATTAATTGAGTCATATATCTacaattatattttttcagAGGCTGTAGATTGTTTTGCAAGTGCAGTGAGCGAAAACAGCGCTTTGCAACTTCTGGTTACGGCTGTTGGAGAATCATTGGAGATTCCATCATCCAGAGTATCACTATACATGTCGAAGTATGTTCCTGAATTTGAACATGATGCTGATTTGGTGAAAATAGGAAGAGCTGAGTTACCTATATCCAGGTTGGggcttcaaaaaaaatctgtAAATATCACATCATTTGCCAAAACAAATCATTCGTTGAGGTTGATGGAGCAAATCGGTGTGGCAGCACAGATGGCTGAACCTGTATTATTAGTAGGTGAAACTGGTACTGGTAAAACAACGGTGGTTCAGCATGTTGCGAAATTAATGAACAAACCATTGACAGTCATCAATGTCTCTCAACAAACAGAAGCTGGAGATTTACTTGGTGGTTTCAAACCTGTAAATTGTAAAACTGTGGCTATTCCTATACTAGAAGACTTTGAAGCGTTGTTTTCAGCAACATTTTCCATGAAGAAGAACGAGAGGTTCTATCAAATGGTTCATAAGTGCTTTACTAAGAATCAGTggaaaaatataataaagcTTTGGAATGAAGCGGTAAAAATGGCAAAATCTATCTTAAGTAGGGATTCTGCAATCACAAATGATGCGGAGAATAAgaagaaaaggagaaaGCTAGATTCCAATGAAAAAAAGCAGTTGTTGAACAAGTGGCAAGATTTTCATGAAACAGTGAAGAAGTTTGAGTTACAATCCAAGTCAATTGAGAATTCGTTTGTATTTGACTTTGTTGAAGGCTCATTAGTGAAGGCTATAAAAAATGGTTCTTGGCTGTTGCTGGATGAAATTAACTTGGCTTCTAGTGATACTTTAGAAAGTATAACAGATTTGTTGACTGAAAAGGCATCAAGAAGTATTCTGTTATCCGAAAAGGGAGAAGTAGAATCAGTAAAAGCCCACTCGGAATTTAGAATATTTGCATGTATGAATCCTGCTACTGACGtaggaaagaaagatttgCCTTCAGGAATAAGGTCAAGGTTTACAGAAATATATGTTCACTCTCCAGATCGTGATATAACAGATTTACTTTCAATAATTGACAAGTATATTGGCAGATATAGCGTCTCAGACGAATGGGTTGGTAATGACATTGCTCAGTTGTACCTAGAAGCAAAAAAGTTGGCAGAAACAAATTCTATTGTCGATGGTTCCAATCAGAAGCCTCACTTTAGTATTAGAACTCTCAGCCGCACATTGATTTATGTATGCGATATCATTCAGATTTATGGTCTGCGTCGTTCTCTTTATGAAGGGTTTTGCATGAGTTTCTTAACTTTGTTAGATCAAAAATCTGAGTCAATTCTATTACCATTAATCGAAAAATATACCTTGGGTAGATTAAAGAACGCAAAGTCTGTTATCTCCCAAACACCGCCTTCACCAGGCCCAAATTATGTCAAATTCAGACACTATTGGATGGAATGTGGTTCAGAACAAATTGTAGAACAACCACATTACATCATAACACCATTTGTGGAGAAGAACATGTTAAATTTGGTTAGAGCTACTTCTGGAAGGAGATTTCCAGTTTTAGTTCAAGGTCCTACTTCAGCTGGTAAAACTTCGATGATCAAGTACTTGGCTGATATTACAGGTCACAAATTCGTCAGAATTAACAATCATGAACACACGGATCTACAGGAATACTTGGGATCGTATGTCACAGATGATACTGGGAAATTGTCATTTAAGGAGGGTGTTTTAGTGGAAGCTTTACGGAAGGGTCACTGGATTGTTTTAGATGAATTGAACCTAGCGCCATCAGATGTTTTAGAAGCTTTAAATAGGCTTTTGGATGATAATAGAGAACTATTTATTCCGGAAACCCAAGAAGTCATTCACCCACACCCTGATTTCATGTTGTTTGCAACTCAAAATCCCCCAGGCATTTACGGGGGTCGTAAACTTTTGTCCAGAGCCTTTAGAAACCGTTTCTTAGAATTgcattttgatgatatccCCCAGAATGAACTGGAGACTATATTACGTGAAAGATGTCAAATTGCACCATCGTATGCAAgaaaaattgttgaagtttATTGTATGCTCACTGTTCAACGTTCTGCTAATCGTTTATTTGAGCAAAAGAACTCATTTGCTACTCTTCGTGATCTTTTCAGATGGGCTTTAAGGGAAGCAGTCGGATACGAACAGTTGGCTGTTAATGGTTATATGCTATTAGCAGAAAGATGCAGAActcaaaatgaaaaagcACTTGTGAAAAGTGTTATCGAAAAAGTCATGAAGGTCCAATTAGATATggataaatattataaagcttttgaaaatgacAGACTGATGGAAATGAATAGTCCTATTGTTTGGACAAATGCTATGCGTAGATTGAGCGTCTTAGTGAGTGcttgtttaaaaaataatgagCCAGTATTACTTGTAGGAGAAACCGGTTGTGGTAAAACGACCATCTGCCAACTACTTTCGCAGTTTATGAACAAGCAACTAATCACAATGAATGCTCATCAAAATACCGAAACTGGAGATATTATTGGTGCCCAGAGACCTGTAAGAAATAGATCAGAATTACAGGAAAAGCTTTCTACATCATTGAGAAATGCAATACCTAGTGATCTTCTTGGTGATGAAAAACATGATCTTAACAGATTATTAGAACTATACAGGAGCATGGATAAGTCAGATCTAAATTCTGACCTTCAAAATTCCATAAAGAGACAATTAGATGAGTTAAACATCTTATTTGAATGGTGTGATGGACCTCTAATTCAAGCTATGAAAAAAGGAGAATTTTTCTTACTAGATGAGATATCCTTAGCCGATGATTCTGTTCTAGAGAGATTGAATTCTGTTCTGGAACCAGAAAGAAGTTTATTATTGGCTGAAAAGGGCTGTGATAGCTCTCTTACTGCCATTGATGGtttccaattttttgcAACTATGAACCCCGGTGGAGACTATGGTAAGAGGGAACTTTCTCCAGCTTTAAGGAATCGTTTAACTGAAATTTGGGTCCCATCAATGGAAAGTTTTAGTGATGTTAGTATGAttgtttcaacaaaacTGCTCGAACCTGTCGGCTTTCTAACCAAACACATTGTCAAGTTCTCTGAATGGTATGGAAACAAATTTGGAGGAAGAGATGCAACTAATGGTGTGATATCTTTAAGGGATATCTTAGCTTGGGttgaatttataaattGCACGTACATGAAAGTTCATGACCCTCATGCTGCATTGGTCCATGGTGCTGCGATGGTATTTATAGACGCTTTGGGGACAAACAATACTGCATATTTAGCAGAGAATGAGGCAAGGTTACATGGTCAAAAAGTGGAATGCATTGAACTCCTCTCGGAGATGACAGGAGATAACTTGTTCAAATATCTTTCAACAGACTTAAAGGTTGAAGTTACCGATCAGATGTTGAAGTGTGGACTGTTTGATGTTGCGAGGTCGACTGCTAACTCACCCGTTCCCACCTTTAACCTAAGCGCTCCCACAACTATGAAAAATTTAATGAAAGTAATGAGAGCTATGCAAGTTCAAAAGCCTATATTATTAGAGGGTTCTCCTGGTGTTGGTAAAACTAGTTTAATATCCGCATTGGCTGATTGTACTGGGAATAACCTAACTCGCATGAATCTCTCTGAGCAAACTGACTTGGTAGATCTATTTGGTTCGGATGCACCTGGAGAAAACACTGGTGAATTTGTTTGGAGAGATGCTCCATTCTTGAGAGCCATGCAAAGGGGTGAATGGGTTCTGTTGGATGAGATGAATCTAGCATCACAATCAGTGCTAGAAGGCTTGAATGCTTGTTTAGATCATCGTGGAGAGGTTTATATTCCTGAATTAGACAAATCATTCATCCGCCATCCAAACTTTATGGTTTTTGCCGCTCAAAACCCTCAATATCAGGGTGGTGGAAGAAAGGGCTTACCAAAATCTTTCATAAATCGTTTCTCAGTTGTTTATATGGATACACTTACTGCTGATGATTTATTACTGATATCAAAGCACTtatatccaaatatttcatctGATACCTGTAAAAAAATGATTAAAGTGATATCATCTTTGGAGGACGAAGTCACGAATCGGAAGATGTGGGGTTCTGCCGGCGCTCCATGGGAGTTTAATTTGAGAGATACATTGAGATGGTTGAGGCTATTAAACTCCAAGTCTATTTGTAATAGTCTTGAAGCATTTGACTTTGTAGATATGATTGTCTCTCAGAGATTTCGTTGCGAATTAGATCATGCAAAAGCTCATAAACTAATTACGAATGTGTTTGGGAACTATAGTAACAGAGACAATTATTACCAAGTTACACAGGATTATTTGCAAGTAAATGCAGAAGTTGTTAAGAGAAATAAAGTGCTGCAATTTTCTGATGTTGATAAATTGGTTCCGTTGCAATCAAATTATACCTATTATGAATCGATTTTGCGATGTCTCAATCATAATTGGCCTGTAATATTAGTTGGACCTTCAAATGCGGGCAAAACTGAATTAATTCATTTCCTTGCAAATGTTCTGGGTTCTGAGGTGGTTGAGTTTGCTATGAACAGTGATGTCGACAGTATGGATTTGTTAGGTGGTTATGAACAGGTTGATTTAACCCGGAAGATCTCCGAAGTCGTTGACCGCTTATCGCTTGTTTTAAGAGAGCTGCTAGTGATAAATCTATCAAACAGATTTGAAGAATCTCAGACAGAAAGCAATCAAATTGCACTTCATCTCTTTGAGTTTATACAAACTAGAACCATTACTCTAGAAAACTTTGATCTATTTTTGGAACATTTCAGCAAATTTATGTCCTTCGTGGGTGATAACCACCAACTAAACgaaattcaaaatgatTTTATACAATTGTCTCTCACACTAAAAAGAGAAGTAAATGTAAGGTTTGAATGGTTTGATGGATTGCTTGTAAAAGCTGTCGAGCGTGGCTCTTGGCTCATTTTAGACAATGCAAACTTATGTTCACCTTCCGTACTAGACCGGTTGAACTCCTTACTGGAGGTTAATGGTAATTTAGTCATTAATGAATGTAGTCTTTCTGATGGGAGACCGCGAGTTGTACAGCCGCATCCGAATTTCAGACTGTTTTTAACTGTTGATCCAAAATATGGGGAACTGTCGAGGGCTATGAGAAACAGAGGTATTGAAATATATGTTGACGATTTAAAAGTTAGGGCGTCAGAATTTGATAGATCTCTTCTCGGTTATAATTTGAAGGATTCTAGTAAGATGCAGCTTGAGAATGGTATTAAGGCTATTTCGTTATCTGATAACTGCTTTAATCGTCCATTACAGTCATATACTTCCCATAGCAATTCTGTCATTGTGCCTTTTGCAAGATTGCATGACATTTTGTTATCATctaacaataatatttcgACTTCAGTTATTACAACTTTACCTTTAATTTCGTCATTTTTCATTGAGTTGTGGAACAATAATGTTTTGGCAAACAAAGACTTCGAAGAGAAAGATATTGTAAGCAAAATTTCAGCCTACCATGATTTCTTGAATCAATTCAATATCATAGAAAATGTAAAAGAGCTTTACCAATCTACTAGCGATAAGTATCACGAAGACTTCCAAGCCATTAGGTTTCCAATCAATCAAACGTTGCTTCCTGTACTAAATGTTTATATTTCGGATACACTGCTTGCAAAATCTGCAATTTCTACATCTTCTGAAACCTTATACTTATACCAGTTAATGGAGAAACTGTTGTTTTCTGTACACTCTCTCCAATTCACTAACAAGAAGTCAACCCATGGCAAGATCCACGAGTTGTCATACTTAGAACAATCTGCAGCTGTTTACAACAATAGAAAGATTAAAAATCCTCCAAAAATCCGTA
This region of Eremothecium cymbalariae DBVPG#7215 chromosome 4, complete sequence genomic DNA includes:
- the REA1 gene encoding AAA family ATPase midasin (similar to Ashbya gossypii AGR074C), which produces MASSNYIQLDLEACQERFSLYNLTMPQRKVSQLFEFDPNATPNENLDLLSKMALKDEFTVPFIFIYRPIFIELVARWITVSSTSDAVDVIAAFGRSITLCPEIATLAELFLKERSDFFNALLLTDQVDEILLHKVLLGYYRLIYHDKARFKIYINAQTIYSLLSSKCGNVNSKIGKFLSVKIISALLNMAEAAYIKLLQNYIPIEEPILFMYECSPGVDYKFLELNEAKRFSNFSKLPQVHPADFVTEQNKFKGISKYFIADVSNLSPHVVPVCNVLIPRVNSFTNHTSYTSELVHTDNSVQAMIQLAFNVQKSKPVMVLGKCGSGKTFLINELAKMMGMHHSMVKIHLGEQTDAKLLLGTYTSGERPGTFEWRTGVLTTAVKEGRWVLIEDIDKAPTEVLSVLLTLLEKNVLSIPSRGELIKAANGFQLLSTITIDESEDRKHGESYRPDLIGIARWEVVHLQDLSNVDLHSILCQKYPILQSMIPKFIQTYYSVKKIYTNPGFISLNKGVVPRVISVRDLVKLCNRVNSLFTNHNVVKHDQLIESYIYNYIFSEAVDCFASAVSENSALQLLVTAVGESLEIPSSRVSLYMSKYVPEFEHDADLVKIGRAELPISRLGLQKKSVNITSFAKTNHSLRLMEQIGVAAQMAEPVLLVGETGTGKTTVVQHVAKLMNKPLTVINVSQQTEAGDLLGGFKPVNCKTVAIPILEDFEALFSATFSMKKNERFYQMVHKCFTKNQWKNIIKLWNEAVKMAKSILSRDSAITNDAENKKKRRKLDSNEKKQLLNKWQDFHETVKKFELQSKSIENSFVFDFVEGSLVKAIKNGSWLLLDEINLASSDTLESITDLLTEKASRSILLSEKGEVESVKAHSEFRIFACMNPATDVGKKDLPSGIRSRFTEIYVHSPDRDITDLLSIIDKYIGRYSVSDEWVGNDIAQLYLEAKKLAETNSIVDGSNQKPHFSIRTLSRTLIYVCDIIQIYGLRRSLYEGFCMSFLTLLDQKSESILLPLIEKYTLGRLKNAKSVISQTPPSPGPNYVKFRHYWMECGSEQIVEQPHYIITPFVEKNMLNLVRATSGRRFPVLVQGPTSAGKTSMIKYLADITGHKFVRINNHEHTDLQEYLGSYVTDDTGKLSFKEGVLVEALRKGHWIVLDELNLAPSDVLEALNRLLDDNRELFIPETQEVIHPHPDFMLFATQNPPGIYGGRKLLSRAFRNRFLELHFDDIPQNELETILRERCQIAPSYARKIVEVYCMLTVQRSANRLFEQKNSFATLRDLFRWALREAVGYEQLAVNGYMLLAERCRTQNEKALVKSVIEKVMKVQLDMDKYYKAFENDRLMEMNSPIVWTNAMRRLSVLVSACLKNNEPVLLVGETGCGKTTICQLLSQFMNKQLITMNAHQNTETGDIIGAQRPVRNRSELQEKLSTSLRNAIPSDLLGDEKHDLNRLLELYRSMDKSDLNSDLQNSIKRQLDELNILFEWCDGPLIQAMKKGEFFLLDEISLADDSVLERLNSVLEPERSLLLAEKGCDSSLTAIDGFQFFATMNPGGDYGKRELSPALRNRLTEIWVPSMESFSDVSMIVSTKLLEPVGFLTKHIVKFSEWYGNKFGGRDATNGVISLRDILAWVEFINCTYMKVHDPHAALVHGAAMVFIDALGTNNTAYLAENEARLHGQKVECIELLSEMTGDNLFKYLSTDLKVEVTDQMLKCGLFDVARSTANSPVPTFNLSAPTTMKNLMKVMRAMQVQKPILLEGSPGVGKTSLISALADCTGNNLTRMNLSEQTDLVDLFGSDAPGENTGEFVWRDAPFLRAMQRGEWVLLDEMNLASQSVLEGLNACLDHRGEVYIPELDKSFIRHPNFMVFAAQNPQYQGGGRKGLPKSFINRFSVVYMDTLTADDLLLISKHLYPNISSDTCKKMIKVISSLEDEVTNRKMWGSAGAPWEFNLRDTLRWLRLLNSKSICNSLEAFDFVDMIVSQRFRCELDHAKAHKLITNVFGNYSNRDNYYQVTQDYLQVNAEVVKRNKVLQFSDVDKLVPLQSNYTYYESILRCLNHNWPVILVGPSNAGKTELIHFLANVLGSEVVEFAMNSDVDSMDLLGGYEQVDLTRKISEVVDRLSLVLRELLVINLSNRFEESQTESNQIALHLFEFIQTRTITLENFDLFLEHFSKFMSFVGDNHQLNEIQNDFIQLSLTLKREVNVRFEWFDGLLVKAVERGSWLILDNANLCSPSVLDRLNSLLEVNGNLVINECSLSDGRPRVVQPHPNFRLFLTVDPKYGELSRAMRNRGIEIYVDDLKVRASEFDRSLLGYNLKDSSKMQLENGIKAISLSDNCFNRPLQSYTSHSNSVIVPFARLHDILLSSNNNISTSVITTLPLISSFFIELWNNNVLANKDFEEKDIVSKISAYHDFLNQFNIIENVKELYQSTSDKYHEDFQAIRFPINQTLLPVLNVYISDTLLAKSAISTSSETLYLYQLMEKLLFSVHSLQFTNKKSTHGKIHELSYLEQSAAVYNNRKIKNPPKIRIFELLLELNNFTQQCLTDIPLFDLPNVYNMLFKLYIIWIGAFEVSSTRDETRLRVYQELLITWSDEAKLTVPNVTEVSAMSHKFGSSLDLKTGKSMTLIWEEFRKRYPSSLEAWSKFIKIENVAAQFDSVTKEQFCDSYPIIRNLHHIFHCLVNDLLTGNDHDFDEVISKIERGLLELNAISNSFLTKRNHQFREDFTTIFRFIFCDNNGCASDLVSEIAPSSSIPVMKLSRLNNKSYVFPPTFDITWNKDGDRFVSHTGELFNTSLLESVLEKTNSLQSAPGSQLTQMISDANLLIKAMTNASQFLLGDQCKLYRDILVDWYKKIVKIHISSDLDNLCMEDIFRLVDNGIDADFASIHQKFLSPAILLVNDNPSMNSLGKAWVLFATGLIQLYVPSSPLDPAIRDYVLLDHFMKRKQESERLINTWKTVRTILTGSSEMEVEKLIDVVTENDGPEKPKVFRPNHPIDTLFDEWSAFMVSTVDSENLQRLLDAADHPSEFNKLVMFQQNTSQFLSRLSESYKYYSDLTEIFAGYVYSLKFGYDLLVYSTIRDHKPISLSPLCAIDLNVISNIDTIGDCLQDLCTFFKSKTIESLDVESILIYYMKLVRYHALDDKLLNILGKILHSLYYRWTLRHMKDEKLNADRANIFRYKDESENVESEFKRMFPDYEDVLSLDASEEATLSSNDNLDELYYNIAKSYIDLFSDSPNFNISPVIREGSKVTSMLLKDSHKFKSEKMNATSFTATVNLLASEVESLGASLEPPDVNFYHGYSVQEARKSMNIIENLLNSINGLLIQWPEHSTLVELFRICKEYLQYPVNTPVARLLQKIEQTYTFVSEWEKYAASSVSLSSHIKAITTLIVDWRKWELHTWNSLFTFEEKSFEKKIGNLWFHLFEVIIIANFNPQDGISKELLYSRLMASLTLFFSKSTYGEFSIRIKLVEAFEKHVSIMTEGKSEVLHVLQNAVTFFKQFSSIIEEKVLSVRKSLEKDISEVILLASWKDVNVDALKQSSRRSHNNLYKLVRKYREALSNEVSMIIESGLSSTHQDFHSLDCAIIPSSRELDLQRAKLIVEKLPTWETRPKALKNVQLVERNMIIYRANITKQEIPDIYEYIKLLVKEAERLREETPKVYSKDKKKLLATLKTQKYKLLSDTLKELKRIGLKTSFREDVHKLQSSVTSILASVKSFKNTKIFSCDFYFFKTLDLIPRLRSAASSPAGDIPVADIEKGLAIGENLIFSLIKTREPMFRLVTDCERLEKLRKYLEEVSGSKIIKNISLKNKFNLAVYYYKWLPSILQFAIDTLQSISSRVSYNLDICFLQQAISSINDFKGLENKYCVLGREAEILLSELESFLNRLLSELRAYKDKDCFFVYEVVISWIESQHFTANEEKDYGSSVEEIDIRLRDVSTSIMLSIQRLVELQVDSVSEETDKWLAIVNKQMLTTMRLSNSLIITDRLDELVKFIKASEFDEEKATLVSAVVSYSMPLVSQYYAMVSEILSNVMTNYYKVSRSTYVVCSMLHNLAKDGFCSPEPPSEETKDDNLHDGTGLGDGEGAQNNSNDVEEDEDLLENAQKPNDDQKENDDDQNEDEAIDMEGDMAGKLEDASDQENNEEQEGDEEGKDMDEEIDDIDEDDPNALDDKMWNEEAPENSKEKESENMPDNSAADDVQASKEEDSNGNKDNEEKPTDKENIEDAQEIGNTEENSDGDSENEEDVGEQEDQVTNEQNEELGANVPEVETMDLPDDMNLDSGEEQGESNESEGEEFDDKMDVDEEDEGQKNEDRIGDNDSDVEEHVDPDQDIEINDEDTNLENENMEEDHQDGADSNENEELDDEECSDNLMDEDNLEEKSKEKCGEMASNEDIQAVENFDAVNDENINPEAAVQQQSGSKGKGADAADEQEQEDVGSSGVADLHENQKAQNEEINDSSRKEATESLKQLGDSLKEFHRRHQEIQKASSNDESQQSEENSNTKPDEFEHISGAQTNLETQALDTANKDEVTTFDEDKAIDDIFEDVKEDTKPDLGDLADIADEDTKDNELPQDVDATEQNSTKTKNSFIQEGRSWEEADPMLVDSALDIEENDLDELTENLNNEVKDEIVEIIPRRSVEESRELWKQSELATDELVAVLSEQLRLILEPTLMTKLRGDYKTGKRLNMKRIIPYIASQFRKDKIWLRRAKPSKRQYQIMIAVDNSKSMSESKSVDLAFQSICLVSKALTQLESGGLSIVKFGEDTKELHSFNNQFGTESGAKVFQWFDFQDTKTDVRRLVAESIKIFDHARASQDNNLWQLQIIISDGVCEDHATIQLLVRRAREKKIMLVFVIVDGINSKESIVDMSQVKYVPDEFGTMQLTVEKYLDTFPFEFYVVVRDISELPEMLAIILRQYFSELASL